GCGCCTATGGCATCGCCATCGGCAAAGTCGTCCACTTTGAACTGGTTCACCAAGTTGAAGTTCCCGTCGAAGATGTGTATCCAGTTGTTCCTGTCGGCGTGGATTATCTCGGCCTTGCCGTCCACGTCAACATCTCCGCAGGCTAAGTCATCTCCGGCTTCAAAGTTTACGTTGTGCTTTCCGAGCTCGTTCCCGTACATGTCGTAGATGTATATCTTGTCCGTGCTCCTGTCTCCCTGTATTATCTCGGCTCTTCCATCGCCGTTAACGTCACAAGCAACCATCTCGTCCCACTTCTCGTAGCCGGTGTGGGACTTGCCGATTACTCCTCCGCTTCCGTTCTCGTACATCCAGAAGTAGTCCCCGCGGTCGCCTATGATGATGTCCCCGTCCTCGATAATCCTTCCCCCAACCCCGTCGATGAGGTTCGCGTCCTGGGCCTCAACTCCTCTGGAAAAGAGGCAAACAATAGTGCCACAATGAAAAGGAATGCCAGCTTCAGCAGTTTTTTCGCCATACAAATTTCCCCCTTCCAGTAAACCAGTAAAGTTTACGGGGTTGCAGAACAGAAAACCGCGGCAAATCTACATAAACCTAATAGTTGATATACCTCAAGATATAAAACCTTTTTCCGGATTTTCATTTACTTTATTTGAGCATAACATGAAATATTTTAGAAAAGGTTCGGCAGTGAGATGGGAGCATTTTTAAGTCCCAGGCTGGAACCAAGTAACATGCTCGAAGTCTTCTTCCTGGGCACTGGAGGGATAATGCCAACGCGAGAGAGAAACGTTCCGGCCATAGCACTGCGCTATAGGGGCGAGATTATCCTCTTCGACGCTGGGGAGGGCACGATAAGGCAGATGAACACGGCAAAGCTCAGCCCGATGAAAGTTGACAAGATCTTCATCACACACTTCCACGGCGACCACTACCTCGGGATTCCAGCTTTAATCCAGACGATGAACCTCTGGAATAGGGAAAGGCCCCTCCACATCTATGGCCCTAAGTACACCTTCCAGTTCGTTCAAAACCTCCTGAACAGCGGCTTCTTCAGGCCTGGCTTTGACATTCACGTCCACGAGCTCGGTGAGACCAGGCTGAAGTTCGAGGATTACGAGGTATGGAGCTTCAAGGTCGAGCACGGCATCCCCGCTCTCGGCTACGTCTTCAA
This Thermococcus stetteri DNA region includes the following protein-coding sequences:
- a CDS encoding FG-GAP repeat domain-containing protein, which encodes MYGEKTAEAGIPFHCGTIVCLFSRGVEAQDANLIDGVGGRIIEDGDIIIGDRGDYFWMYENGSGGVIGKSHTGYEKWDEMVACDVNGDGRAEIIQGDRSTDKIYIYDMYGNELGKHNVNFEAGDDLACGDVDVDGKAEIIHADRNNWIHIFDGNFNLVNQFKVDDFADGDAIGAGDFDGDGIAEIIHADASEDTLSVYDVNGNSLGMIEVDSFDIHGRDEMTTGDVDMDGLDEVVIATQDSKKRGSISSSSRMTAHSSRGTRSGHLYYLLTRVTE